The following are from one region of the Sandaracinus amylolyticus genome:
- a CDS encoding VIT domain-containing protein produces MITEQPKVGLIANGAAVPLEGVRVDAMLRGACLEVQVTQRFRNAEKVPVEAVYVFPMEEGAAVCGFAAKVGDTIVRGRVEEREKAFATYDDAMMEGHGAFLLDQERPDVFTASVGNLRPGETVELQIRYVAMARREGDALRVSIPTTVSPRYVPAPSTPEIGQPEGERVNPDRWPSVPYGLALALDVELGAALAGVESPSHPVRTQLRDGGARIELAQDDVALDRDVIVLVTPRERATPIAMVAREDDGRRVAMITFLPDLQASDEGHEVIFLLDCSGSMGGDSIAQAKRALQLCVRALGARDRFDVVRFGSSYEAFWGTSRAFDDRSLEEATKRIATIDANLGGTEILAPLRAILARPAVPGLARRVLLLTDGQVSNEAEVIALAKEHAASARVFAFGIGAGASEHLVRGVARASRGAAEMIAPGERIEPKVMRTFARVRTPSLDDVRVEWGALRVEQAPTRTPPVFAGDALTVLGRIEGGGSGEVALVAGTQRWTTTIDLERAGAGGPIPVLWARERIRELEDGTVQRRGSAQRREESEDRKRREIVDLGVRYGLMSSATSYVAVEERAPDARVSEPAQLRRIPVALTSGWGGLSTRAGAVAGAAMPMMAPGAMPAPMAPPPAPRAMASMGAPRAESAKRAKGGGFLGRVSDALFGRGDEGSTMDFMEAEERATESADRVFELLMTQKADGSFVRSPVLEAWLGAARVAKLDAAIRAHGDPIATTAVVIALLELEARDRESEWRPAITKAKSWLAAKSATVDAAAIVRA; encoded by the coding sequence ATGATCACCGAGCAACCGAAGGTGGGTCTGATCGCGAACGGCGCCGCGGTGCCGCTCGAGGGCGTGCGCGTCGACGCGATGCTGCGCGGCGCGTGCCTCGAGGTGCAGGTGACGCAGCGCTTCCGCAACGCGGAGAAGGTGCCGGTCGAGGCGGTCTACGTCTTCCCGATGGAGGAAGGCGCCGCGGTGTGCGGGTTCGCCGCGAAGGTCGGCGACACGATCGTGCGCGGCCGCGTCGAGGAGCGCGAGAAGGCGTTCGCGACCTACGACGACGCGATGATGGAGGGCCACGGCGCGTTCCTGCTCGATCAGGAGCGGCCCGACGTGTTCACCGCGTCGGTCGGCAACCTGCGCCCGGGCGAGACGGTCGAGCTGCAGATCCGCTACGTCGCGATGGCGCGGCGCGAGGGCGATGCGCTGCGGGTGTCGATCCCGACGACCGTCTCGCCGCGCTACGTGCCCGCGCCGAGCACGCCCGAGATCGGTCAGCCCGAAGGTGAGCGGGTGAACCCCGATCGCTGGCCGAGCGTACCCTACGGGCTCGCGCTCGCGCTCGACGTGGAGCTCGGCGCCGCGCTCGCGGGCGTGGAGTCGCCGAGCCATCCGGTCCGCACCCAGCTGCGCGACGGCGGTGCGCGCATCGAGCTCGCACAGGACGACGTCGCGCTCGATCGCGACGTGATCGTGCTGGTCACGCCGCGCGAGCGCGCGACGCCGATCGCGATGGTCGCGCGCGAGGACGATGGTCGTCGCGTCGCGATGATCACGTTCCTGCCCGACCTGCAGGCGAGCGACGAAGGGCACGAGGTGATCTTCCTGCTCGACTGCTCGGGCTCGATGGGCGGTGACTCGATCGCGCAGGCCAAGCGCGCGCTGCAGCTCTGCGTGCGCGCGCTCGGTGCGCGCGATCGCTTCGACGTGGTGCGCTTCGGATCGAGCTACGAGGCGTTCTGGGGCACCTCGCGCGCGTTCGACGATCGCTCGCTCGAGGAGGCGACCAAGCGCATCGCGACGATCGACGCGAACCTCGGAGGCACCGAGATCCTCGCGCCGCTGCGGGCGATCCTCGCGCGCCCCGCGGTGCCCGGGCTCGCGCGGCGCGTGCTGCTGCTCACCGACGGACAGGTCTCGAACGAGGCGGAGGTGATCGCGCTCGCGAAGGAGCACGCCGCGTCGGCGCGCGTGTTCGCGTTCGGCATCGGCGCGGGCGCGAGCGAGCATCTCGTGCGCGGGGTCGCGCGTGCGTCGCGCGGTGCGGCGGAGATGATCGCGCCGGGCGAGCGCATCGAGCCCAAGGTGATGCGCACGTTCGCGCGGGTGCGCACTCCGTCGCTCGACGACGTTCGGGTCGAGTGGGGCGCGTTGCGCGTCGAGCAGGCTCCTACGCGCACGCCGCCGGTGTTCGCGGGCGATGCGCTCACGGTGCTCGGGCGCATCGAGGGCGGTGGCAGCGGCGAGGTCGCGCTGGTCGCGGGGACGCAGCGATGGACGACGACGATCGATCTCGAGCGTGCGGGCGCGGGAGGGCCGATCCCGGTGCTCTGGGCGCGCGAGCGCATCCGCGAGCTCGAGGACGGAACGGTGCAGCGGCGCGGCTCGGCGCAGCGCCGCGAGGAGAGCGAGGATCGCAAGCGGCGCGAGATCGTCGATCTCGGCGTGCGCTACGGGCTGATGTCGAGCGCGACGAGCTACGTGGCGGTCGAGGAGCGCGCGCCGGACGCGCGGGTGAGCGAGCCCGCGCAGCTGCGTCGGATCCCGGTCGCGCTGACGAGCGGGTGGGGTGGGCTCTCGACGCGCGCCGGCGCGGTGGCGGGCGCCGCGATGCCGATGATGGCGCCCGGGGCGATGCCGGCGCCGATGGCCCCGCCGCCCGCGCCGCGCGCGATGGCGAGCATGGGCGCGCCGCGTGCCGAGAGCGCGAAGCGGGCGAAGGGCGGCGGGTTCCTCGGTCGGGTGAGTGACGCGCTCTTCGGTCGTGGCGACGAAGGGTCGACGATGGACTTCATGGAGGCCGAGGAGCGCGCGACCGAGAGCGCGGATCGCGTGTTCGAGCTGCTGATGACCCAGAAGGCCGACGGCAGCTTCGTGCGCTCGCCGGTGCTCGAGGCGTGGCTCGGCGCGGCGCGCGTCGCGAAGCTCGACGCGGCGATCCGCGCGCACGGCGACCCGATCGCGACCACGGCGGTGGTGATCGCGCTGCTCGAGCTCGAGGCGCGCGACCGCGAGAGCGAGTGGCGCCCCGCGATCACCAAGGCGAAGTCGTGGCTCGCGGCGAAGAGCGCGACCGTCGACGCCGCGGCGATCGTGCGCGCCTGA
- a CDS encoding alpha/beta hydrolase family esterase yields the protein MTSACFLRRGMAILAIGVTAWGCDGAAITETDAATDPPDAGAMPIDAARPPPFVHPTGMTAGCGTPTSEQGVVDRTLTVRGVERRYRLVLPDNYDPSVPHALVFAFHGLGDSAENFQSALRFEQLAGGEAILVYPHGVHPTLGANGWDLSVEGADVELFDTIRAQLEGELCVDRARELALGFSYGAFMTSSLGCHRGDVIRAIGPMSGGPPRGGRCAGQVAAFIVHGAADDLVDYDLLGIRTREYWRGRDGCDETGPMDANGCVSFEGCDDGYPVVFCTHPGAHTVPSWAPDAIWSFFESLDE from the coding sequence ATGACTTCTGCGTGCTTCCTTCGCCGCGGCATGGCGATCCTCGCGATCGGCGTGACCGCGTGGGGCTGCGACGGCGCCGCGATCACCGAGACCGACGCCGCGACCGATCCACCCGACGCCGGCGCGATGCCGATCGACGCGGCTCGACCGCCGCCCTTCGTGCACCCGACCGGCATGACCGCGGGCTGCGGCACGCCGACGTCGGAGCAGGGCGTCGTCGATCGCACGCTCACGGTGCGTGGCGTCGAGCGCCGCTATCGCCTGGTGCTGCCCGACAACTACGACCCGAGCGTCCCCCACGCGCTCGTGTTCGCGTTCCACGGGCTCGGGGACAGCGCGGAGAATTTCCAGTCGGCGCTGCGCTTCGAGCAGCTCGCGGGCGGCGAGGCGATCCTCGTGTACCCGCACGGCGTGCACCCGACGCTCGGCGCGAACGGCTGGGACCTCTCGGTCGAGGGCGCGGACGTCGAGCTCTTCGACACGATCCGCGCGCAGCTCGAGGGCGAGCTCTGCGTCGATCGCGCGCGCGAGCTGGCGCTCGGCTTCAGCTACGGCGCGTTCATGACGAGCTCGCTCGGCTGTCATCGCGGCGACGTGATCCGCGCGATCGGCCCGATGTCGGGCGGACCGCCGCGCGGTGGGCGCTGCGCCGGACAGGTCGCGGCGTTCATCGTGCACGGCGCGGCCGACGATCTCGTCGACTACGATCTCCTCGGCATCCGCACGCGCGAGTACTGGCGCGGTCGCGACGGATGCGACGAGACGGGCCCGATGGATGCGAACGGATGCGTCTCGTTCGAGGGCTGCGACGACGGCTATCCGGTCGTGTTCTGCACCCACCCGGGCGCGCACACCGTGCCGTCGTGGGCGCCGGACGCGATCTGGTCGTTCTTCGAATCGCTCGACGAGTGA
- a CDS encoding DUF4349 domain-containing protein, with the protein MARTLLVMCLWLGACAHDEPSAAALAPSRELVVRTTLEVREVRAASEAIREIVAREGAHLERAREEGTRGASYEIRVAPHALAGLRTALGTLGEIVSGEETSADLSAVIADGDARLRAARAREQRLLELLADRTSALSDVLAVEAELARARESIETLEAAHRALHDRVSLARVALEVRARSGSFLDRPVERLHAAATLGVRGVATLGLGIAMLALLLGPSVALIGGLGALGSRVARRRRAR; encoded by the coding sequence ATGGCTCGGACGCTCCTCGTGATGTGCCTGTGGCTCGGTGCGTGTGCGCACGACGAGCCCTCGGCCGCGGCCCTCGCGCCGAGCCGGGAGCTCGTGGTGCGCACCACGCTCGAGGTGCGCGAGGTGCGGGCTGCGAGCGAGGCGATCCGCGAGATCGTCGCGCGCGAGGGCGCACACCTCGAGCGGGCCCGCGAGGAGGGCACGCGCGGCGCGAGCTACGAGATCCGGGTCGCGCCGCACGCGCTCGCAGGGCTGCGGACCGCGCTCGGGACGCTCGGCGAGATCGTGAGCGGCGAGGAGACCAGCGCCGATCTGAGCGCGGTGATCGCCGACGGCGACGCGCGCCTCCGCGCCGCGCGCGCGAGGGAGCAGCGCCTGCTCGAGCTGCTCGCGGATCGCACCAGCGCGCTCTCCGACGTCCTCGCGGTCGAGGCCGAGCTCGCCCGAGCGCGGGAGTCGATCGAGACCCTCGAGGCTGCGCACCGCGCGCTCCACGATCGCGTGTCGCTCGCGCGCGTAGCGCTCGAAGTGCGCGCCCGATCCGGGTCGTTCCTCGATCGTCCGGTCGAGCGCCTGCACGCGGCGGCGACGCTCGGGGTGCGCGGTGTCGCGACGCTCGGGCTCGGCATCGCGATGCTCGCGCTCCTGCTCGGGCCGAGCGTCGCGTTGATCGGGGGGCTCGGCGCCCTCGGATCGCGCGTCGCACGACGGCGTCGTGCGCGATGA
- a CDS encoding RNA polymerase sigma factor, producing MTIDDEPASTRDTTSPVSLRTELETLHPSSFAWAMTCCDRVRAEAEDVLQSAYAKVIAGEARFDGRARFRTWLFGVIRITAREHRRRSVLRALGLSRLRAEPVHTSTPSGEELTEASLRARALVEALAALSERQREVLHLVFYEDLTVREAADVMGVSSGTASLHYDRGKQRLAELLRRRGIEP from the coding sequence ATGACGATCGACGACGAGCCCGCGAGCACCCGCGACACGACGTCGCCGGTCTCGCTGCGCACCGAGCTCGAGACGCTGCATCCATCGTCGTTCGCGTGGGCGATGACCTGCTGCGACCGGGTGCGCGCCGAAGCGGAGGACGTGCTGCAGAGCGCGTACGCAAAGGTGATCGCCGGCGAGGCGCGCTTCGACGGCCGCGCGCGCTTCCGCACCTGGCTCTTCGGCGTGATCCGCATCACGGCGCGCGAGCATCGCCGGCGCAGCGTGCTGCGCGCGCTCGGGCTCTCGCGTCTTCGCGCCGAGCCGGTGCACACGAGCACGCCGAGCGGTGAGGAGCTGACCGAGGCGAGCCTGCGCGCGCGTGCGCTCGTCGAGGCGCTCGCTGCGCTCTCGGAGCGGCAGCGCGAAGTGCTGCACCTGGTGTTCTACGAGGACCTCACGGTGCGCGAGGCAGCCGACGTGATGGGCGTGTCGAGCGGCACCGCGAGCCTCCACTACGACCGTGGCAAGCAGCGGCTCGCCGAGCTGCTCCGACGACGAGGGATCGAGCCGTGA
- a CDS encoding lysoplasmalogenase, with protein MSPRALATVALVSGALFVAGVVIDSHALRMLTKPLPVIAIALWIVRAAPPSAYRRAIVLGLGASLAGDVLLELASGIPALASSLFIAGLLAFLVAHVLYVRAYTSDTRALHPMRALPAYAYGALMLVALWPGVGGMALPVTLYTLVICTMLWRAAARVGHVDATSARLALTGAIVFALSDSMIALGRFGTHLVPETVRTGWPLRVAIITTYWLGQWAIAASAKR; from the coding sequence GTGAGCCCTCGAGCCCTCGCCACCGTCGCGCTCGTGAGCGGTGCGCTCTTCGTCGCCGGCGTCGTGATCGACTCGCACGCGCTCCGGATGCTCACCAAGCCGCTGCCGGTGATCGCGATCGCGCTCTGGATCGTGCGCGCCGCGCCGCCGAGCGCGTACCGGCGCGCGATCGTGCTCGGCCTCGGCGCATCGCTCGCGGGCGACGTGCTGCTCGAGCTCGCGTCGGGGATCCCTGCGCTCGCGAGCTCGCTCTTCATCGCGGGGCTGCTCGCGTTCCTCGTCGCGCACGTGCTCTACGTCCGCGCGTACACGAGCGACACCCGCGCGCTGCACCCGATGCGCGCGCTGCCCGCCTACGCCTACGGCGCGTTGATGCTCGTCGCGCTGTGGCCCGGGGTCGGCGGCATGGCCCTGCCGGTGACGCTCTACACGCTCGTGATCTGCACGATGTTGTGGCGCGCCGCGGCGCGCGTCGGGCACGTCGACGCGACCAGCGCGCGCCTCGCGCTGACCGGCGCGATCGTCTTCGCGCTGAGCGACTCGATGATCGCGCTCGGACGCTTCGGCACGCACCTGGTGCCCGAGACGGTGCGCACCGGCTGGCCGCTCCGCGTCGCGATCATCACGACCTACTGGCTCGGCCAGTGGGCGATCGCCGCGTCGGCGAAGCGTTAA
- a CDS encoding alpha/beta fold hydrolase, translating to MTTTHVNGIDMHYEDRGEGEPLVLLHGFTGAGGDWRHALDLDALATRWRLIVPDLRGHGATRNDEWPLTHRRCAEDLLALLDAIDVATFRAIGLSFGGNVLLHAATMQPARVAAMVIVSATPRFPDQARPILRAFASAPRSDEEWRVMRERHHDDDRIRALWRTPADFAESHDDLCFTRDDLARIEARTLIVQGDRDPLYSVSLSLEMYEAIPRGALWIRPEAGHGAIFGDDRPEFEARAATFLSR from the coding sequence ATGACCACGACTCACGTGAACGGGATCGACATGCACTACGAGGATCGCGGCGAGGGCGAGCCGCTCGTGCTCCTGCACGGCTTCACCGGTGCAGGCGGCGACTGGCGCCACGCGCTCGACCTCGACGCACTCGCGACACGATGGCGCCTGATCGTCCCCGACCTGCGCGGGCACGGAGCCACCCGCAACGACGAGTGGCCGCTCACGCATCGACGCTGCGCCGAGGATCTGCTCGCGCTGCTCGACGCGATCGACGTCGCGACGTTCCGCGCGATCGGCCTCAGCTTCGGCGGCAACGTCCTGCTGCACGCCGCGACGATGCAGCCCGCGCGCGTGGCGGCGATGGTGATCGTCAGCGCGACGCCGCGCTTCCCCGATCAGGCGCGACCGATCCTGCGCGCGTTCGCGAGCGCGCCGCGCAGCGACGAGGAGTGGCGCGTGATGCGGGAGCGACACCACGACGACGATCGGATCCGCGCGCTCTGGCGCACGCCCGCGGACTTCGCGGAGAGCCACGACGATCTGTGCTTCACGCGCGACGACCTCGCGCGCATCGAGGCGCGCACGCTGATCGTGCAGGGCGATCGCGACCCGCTCTATTCGGTCTCGCTCTCGCTCGAGATGTACGAGGCGATCCCGCGCGGCGCGCTGTGGATCCGCCCCGAAGCCGGGCACGGCGCGATCTTCGGCGACGATCGCCCGGAATTCGAGGCGCGCGCGGCGACGTTCCTGTCGCGGTGA
- a CDS encoding response regulator has product MAPIQGWNWAHMSEHQRAVTSVSRLRLTSVPVVLIVDDHVDTAEMFAEYLRLIGARSIVTSSVAQAEALLAMLQVDAVVTDYAMPGEDGLSLVRKIRASEACNALPVVMVSAHDRDGNVAEGARALGADFVAKPVDGDHLIDVVRAALAEETRRRAQRDTDPAPEHLPAPRELIELLPDDWKRDPRRE; this is encoded by the coding sequence ATGGCTCCGATTCAGGGGTGGAATTGGGCACATATGTCGGAGCATCAGCGCGCAGTCACGTCGGTGTCGCGTCTTCGTCTGACCTCGGTCCCGGTGGTGCTGATCGTCGACGATCACGTCGACACCGCCGAGATGTTCGCGGAGTACCTACGTCTCATCGGCGCGCGCTCGATCGTCACGTCGAGCGTCGCCCAGGCCGAGGCCTTGCTCGCGATGCTGCAGGTCGACGCCGTGGTGACCGACTACGCGATGCCAGGGGAGGACGGGCTCAGCCTCGTCCGCAAGATCCGCGCGTCCGAGGCGTGCAACGCGCTGCCGGTGGTGATGGTCTCGGCCCATGACCGCGATGGCAACGTCGCCGAAGGCGCGCGCGCGCTGGGCGCGGACTTCGTCGCGAAGCCGGTCGACGGCGATCACCTGATCGACGTCGTGCGCGCCGCGCTCGCCGAGGAGACGCGCCGCCGCGCCCAGCGCGATACCGATCCCGCGCCCGAGCATCTCCCCGCGCCGCGCGAGCTGATCGAGCTCCTGCCCGACGACTGGAAGCGCGACCCACGGCGCGAGTGA
- a CDS encoding OPT family oligopeptide transporter: MTSTAKAAEAELTWRAVLTGAVLGGVLSLCNIYSGLRIGWGFNMSITAALLGWGFWRVVSGASGAPMLTKLENNLNQTGASAGASISSAGLVSAIPAMTMLTGRELSYPELACWLFVIGMVGVTVGIALRRQMVEVDKLPFANGIASAETLDKMYAAGADAARKVRALVGAGAAAALAKTLLHFAHVANVALPGSLSVGARRASLMNLTVAIDPSPLMIAVGALGSVRTGITMLCGGLFSWLVLGPWVIANGWADVGADDPTQSWFGPMVRWLLWPGVSMMVTSSLTTVALSWRSIVRTFTGGSVDASSEDGATRVMVDEVPRRAYLVLVAVVTVLAVIGQILLFDIAWWAALAGVLLSFVLAAVAGRVSGETTLTPVGAMGKVTQAAFAVLQPGSVTANLMAANVTGGAAAQCAELLHDLKTGVLIGASPRRQAIAQTVGVLGGAIAGSAAYLVLVPDPARQLLTDEWPAPAVATWRAVAELFAQGISSMPTGALEAMAIAGTLGIVLAVLERTLPKKYAALVPSPASLGLSFTIQAWTSFSLFFGSMLGWALRRWAPEWSERYLTVVASGVIAGESLAGVGIAIHAILGG, encoded by the coding sequence ATGACGTCGACTGCGAAGGCCGCCGAGGCCGAGCTCACGTGGCGCGCGGTGCTCACCGGCGCAGTGCTCGGCGGGGTGCTCTCGCTCTGCAACATCTACAGCGGGCTGCGGATCGGCTGGGGCTTCAACATGTCGATCACCGCGGCCCTGCTCGGATGGGGGTTCTGGCGGGTGGTCAGCGGTGCATCGGGTGCCCCGATGTTGACCAAGCTCGAGAACAACCTGAACCAGACCGGCGCGAGCGCGGGCGCGTCGATCTCGTCGGCGGGCCTCGTCTCCGCGATCCCCGCGATGACGATGCTCACCGGGCGCGAGCTCTCCTACCCCGAGCTCGCGTGCTGGCTCTTCGTGATCGGCATGGTCGGCGTGACCGTCGGCATCGCGCTGCGACGCCAGATGGTCGAGGTCGACAAGCTGCCCTTCGCGAACGGGATCGCGTCGGCCGAGACCCTCGACAAGATGTACGCGGCGGGCGCGGACGCGGCGCGCAAGGTGCGCGCGCTGGTCGGCGCGGGCGCGGCCGCGGCGCTCGCGAAGACGCTGCTGCACTTCGCGCACGTCGCGAACGTCGCGCTGCCGGGCTCGCTCTCGGTGGGAGCGCGCCGCGCGAGTCTGATGAACCTGACGGTCGCGATCGATCCGTCGCCGCTGATGATCGCGGTGGGCGCGCTCGGCAGCGTGCGCACCGGCATCACGATGCTCTGCGGCGGGCTCTTCTCGTGGCTCGTGCTCGGGCCCTGGGTGATCGCGAACGGATGGGCCGACGTCGGCGCCGACGATCCCACGCAGTCGTGGTTCGGCCCGATGGTGCGCTGGCTCCTGTGGCCCGGCGTGTCGATGATGGTCACGTCGTCGCTCACGACCGTCGCGCTCTCGTGGCGATCGATCGTGCGCACCTTCACCGGCGGCAGCGTCGACGCGTCGAGCGAGGACGGCGCGACGCGCGTGATGGTCGACGAGGTCCCGCGCCGCGCGTACCTCGTGCTCGTCGCGGTCGTCACGGTGCTCGCGGTGATCGGACAGATCCTGCTCTTCGACATCGCGTGGTGGGCCGCGCTCGCAGGCGTGCTGCTCTCGTTCGTGCTCGCGGCGGTCGCGGGGCGGGTGTCTGGCGAGACGACGCTCACGCCCGTCGGCGCGATGGGCAAGGTCACGCAGGCCGCGTTCGCGGTGCTGCAGCCGGGCAGCGTGACCGCGAACCTGATGGCCGCGAACGTGACCGGCGGCGCGGCCGCGCAGTGCGCCGAGCTGCTGCACGATCTGAAGACCGGCGTGCTGATCGGCGCCTCGCCGCGGCGTCAGGCGATCGCGCAGACCGTCGGCGTGCTCGGCGGTGCGATCGCGGGCAGCGCCGCGTACCTCGTGCTGGTGCCCGATCCCGCGCGTCAGCTCCTCACCGACGAGTGGCCCGCGCCCGCCGTCGCGACCTGGCGCGCGGTCGCCGAGCTCTTCGCGCAGGGGATCTCCTCGATGCCCACCGGCGCGCTCGAGGCGATGGCGATCGCGGGCACGCTCGGCATCGTGCTCGCGGTGCTCGAGCGCACGCTGCCGAAGAAGTACGCGGCGCTCGTGCCCAGCCCCGCGAGCCTCGGCCTCTCGTTCACGATCCAGGCGTGGACGTCGTTCTCGCTCTTCTTCGGATCGATGCTCGGATGGGCGCTGCGTCGCTGGGCGCCCGAGTGGTCGGAGCGATACCTGACGGTCGTCGCGTCGGGCGTGATCGCAGGCGAGAGCCTCGCCGGTGTGGGCATCGCGATCCACGCGATCCTCGGCGGGTGA
- a CDS encoding serine/threonine-protein kinase: MTGSDARGSEGLATAGTLDGESEAAVRAEERALDVTRLREVLAASAILWPVVALVYLPIALREGGSIASFAVPQLTGWIGIVAALRIAQRATFDDHAQRAVLAIGVVVPAIASGLVSIVHGGITSPFAHGVLCVLTAFAIAMPLPARRSWPWLAATTLAWPITLLIAARFVPSLAAQWDDPRLAADFQESAIAQLVGALLAGSGMHVQWHIRREVLVARERRRYRLEEKLGEGGMGTVFRAFHPGLGRAVALKILRDRADESLRARFVREVRATAVLEHPSTVRVLDCGTTDDGHLYYTMELLEGATLAELVRREGPLSPEHATHLVLQAARALAEAHARGLVHRDVKPENLFVTSQGGEHDVVKVLDFGIAKSLAADGSLTADGALVGTPRFMSLEQALGEPVDARADVYALGAVLYFAIAGAAPIEEPTIFAVVAAHAADTILPLSSRRADVPIALETLVMRCLAGDRAARFADAGELARALAETGLASRHRPRAIVAWPRHHAASDDVPTRIADAG, translated from the coding sequence ATGACCGGGAGCGACGCGCGCGGCTCGGAAGGGCTCGCGACCGCGGGCACGCTCGACGGCGAGAGCGAGGCCGCGGTGCGCGCCGAAGAGCGCGCGCTCGACGTCACGCGCCTCCGCGAGGTGCTCGCGGCGTCCGCGATCCTCTGGCCGGTCGTCGCGCTGGTGTACCTGCCGATCGCGCTGCGCGAGGGTGGATCGATCGCGAGCTTCGCGGTGCCACAGCTCACCGGGTGGATCGGCATCGTCGCGGCGCTCCGCATCGCGCAGCGCGCCACCTTCGACGATCACGCGCAGCGCGCGGTGCTCGCGATCGGCGTGGTGGTGCCGGCGATCGCGAGCGGGCTCGTCAGCATCGTGCACGGTGGGATCACGAGCCCGTTCGCGCATGGCGTGCTCTGCGTGCTGACCGCGTTCGCGATCGCGATGCCGCTGCCGGCGCGCCGCTCGTGGCCGTGGCTCGCCGCGACGACGCTCGCGTGGCCGATCACGCTGCTGATCGCCGCGCGCTTCGTGCCTTCGCTCGCCGCGCAGTGGGACGATCCCCGGCTCGCCGCGGACTTCCAGGAGAGCGCGATCGCGCAGCTCGTCGGCGCGCTGCTCGCGGGCTCGGGGATGCACGTGCAGTGGCACATCCGCCGCGAGGTCCTCGTCGCGCGCGAGCGACGCCGGTATCGCCTCGAGGAGAAGCTCGGCGAGGGCGGGATGGGCACCGTGTTCCGCGCGTTCCATCCCGGGCTCGGGCGCGCGGTGGCGCTGAAGATCCTGCGCGATCGCGCCGACGAGTCGCTGCGCGCGCGCTTCGTGCGCGAGGTGCGCGCGACCGCGGTGCTCGAGCATCCGAGCACGGTGCGCGTGCTCGACTGCGGCACCACCGACGACGGGCACCTCTACTACACGATGGAGCTGCTCGAGGGCGCCACGCTCGCGGAGCTGGTGCGGCGCGAAGGGCCGCTGTCTCCCGAGCACGCGACGCACCTCGTGCTGCAGGCCGCGCGCGCGCTCGCCGAGGCGCACGCGCGTGGGCTCGTGCACCGCGACGTGAAGCCCGAGAACCTCTTCGTCACGTCGCAGGGCGGCGAGCACGACGTGGTCAAGGTGCTCGACTTCGGCATCGCCAAGAGCCTCGCCGCCGATGGCTCGCTCACCGCCGATGGCGCGCTCGTCGGCACGCCGCGCTTCATGTCGCTCGAGCAGGCGCTCGGCGAGCCGGTCGATGCGCGCGCCGACGTCTACGCGCTCGGCGCCGTGCTCTACTTCGCGATCGCGGGCGCCGCGCCCATCGAGGAGCCGACGATCTTCGCGGTCGTCGCGGCCCACGCGGCCGACACGATCCTGCCGCTCTCGTCGCGCCGCGCCGACGTGCCGATCGCGCTCGAGACGCTCGTCATGCGTTGCCTCGCCGGGGATCGCGCGGCGCGCTTCGCCGACGCGGGCGAGCTCGCGCGGGCGCTCGCCGAGACCGGGCTCGCGTCGCGCCATCGCCCCCGCGCGATCGTGGCGTGGCCGCGCCACCACGCGGCGAGCGACGACGTGCCGACGAGGATCGCCGATGCGGGCTGA